In Hylaeus volcanicus isolate JK05 unplaced genomic scaffold, UHH_iyHylVolc1.0_haploid 12237, whole genome shotgun sequence, the genomic stretch ttttaaatttttgaaatcaaAAGCTAATTGATCTGTTGCTTTATAACTATGTAGAATATCGCTTCCCAACGACaagggaagaaaagaaaggttGGCTACGACAGAAACTACACAgaaggtttttttgaaaaacttaaCCATgatttaaatcaattaaatttcactagTTGAccgttttttatattaaatttttattgtatttaaagaTATTCAATGATGAGACTGTTTAATTTAGGgtttttcaaagtttattttattattgatagtTTAACACAAATAACTAAATTGCTAAGGATCGGAACACTTTAACAAGAGTGATTCCaaaaactttaaattcaaagttattTCAACCCGCGcaatgtgaaaataattcgcgtTATATCCAACGCGTAAAACCTCACGCGTTCACTCCATTAcattctaaagaaattattaaaaaattgaggtACTCGGacattgtcattttttttcgtattatgtaaaatttggTCTAATAagttcgttatttaaaaatcgtcttgattataaaaatatatacaaggCAAACGCCTATGCTGAAACTTCAAAACCTAACGTAGAAATTCCATACTATGTTAATTGATATGCTGTCATATCGTTAGTGGAAATTCTAAATCGATCAAGTTCTAATGTCTTagcatcaaataaaataacaaccGATTTCTATTCTAAAGACCAGTGTAGGAAAATAACCTTTGTTAAATCGACCAtggaattaattgttatataaattattaagaaaagtagaacaaaaacaaaatctcttttctttttgcatgAATTGTACAAAACTTTTAATACTACAGCAAAATAACTTGACTCacatatatttgttttgaattaataaaaacggaaaagattactaaaaaaaaattatgttgcTCAATAGTAGAGTGTAGACAAAAATCAGAAAGGAGAAACATGATGTTACGACATTAGATTGGAggcattaaaattgaaaatttttgtattcataaaacctaaaattatttgtgttATCATTTATTTAGCGTACCAGTGAaaacacattttaaaatttatcaaaaaggTAGTGCGTCAAccaggaaaaagaaaaagtttattgaattttatgaataaaacatCAATTTTGTCTTTTTAAGGTCGAAGATACACCTCATCGCAGGATTTGTGCTCAGGCTccaaaatgattattaatatagatagaagaattaattttttttaaaccaacAAATAGCTGTTTTCATCAAGcgtgtgaaaaaaaaaacatctacgGTTATAGTCATTttggatacaaaaattgtttgagcaatataataattttttttcattattttttctgaTGTTGCGATACTGAATTATTATGTTTATCTGAAGGATGATTTCTTGAAGTTCCAGAAATGACTGAATTTCTTCTTCCACCAATATTGGTAGTGGAGGATATATTCGAGTGTTCtaaagatgaaatatttccaGGAAAACAATGACAACGTGAAAGGGTGAGGACACGGTGACGGGGTATagagaataaatgaaaacctATATTTTAactgtttttttctttgtttaaacaaacataaatttacCTCCTGAAGACGAAACACCGTCAACGCCCAAAATACCTGTGAAGGGTGGTTCTGTATCAGAACGCATTGTTCCAGTAAGAGAACACTCATTGCCCCCAAATCCTGTTGGGTAAAATCCAGAGTTATGGACCCCacatataattgtatatgCAGAGTCAAGTAAAGTCTTGCTTTGAGGTGAAAGAgcattataaaatgtaaaatttaaagatataGACTTGTTGCATGAATCCAAAACAATTGGGTATAACGTTTCTTGGGGCGTTACAGATATATTAGtatttttccttcctttgGGTTGAATATCTCTTGCGATATTTACCTGATGTGACTCGCTGAACTTGAGCAGGAGTGGTAGAATTGTACTACAGTCCTGCATATCATATacgttataatttttttttatagccaCATTTGATGTAGTATCTTTTCCAATGTTATTTACTATACATTGTAACGTTTGAACCGACTCAGATGCAATTGTATGATTCgccgaaataaatttataagcGGATATCAAACGACGCGTATGGCTTTGCAAGTATTGTTGCATAAATAATTCGGTTGAATCACAAACAATAGGGAAAGCCGCTTGACTTTGGGAGCATGTCAAAGGTAAAGACCTTGGTGCTAGATTACTTAAATTCGGTAACACATAGCGATGCCGATCTAACCAGGGTCGCCTCCTACCTCCTCGACCAATACGCATAGTAACTCGCATTGTAGAAGAATCTAAATAAGGCCGCCCTAACTCGAATTTTGATCCATTACAGCATTCCGAcgtatctaaataaaaaaaacattatgagatgaaaagaaaacatgtgaatttttctttagttaaaaaaaacattgctGTAACTTTTTTAAACAGCTTACCTAAACAATTATCGGGTGAGTAAGGTATAACCAGACGTCGGTTTTTTTCATGACGTACATGAGGGGGAAGACACATAAGTGACTGTCGGTAAATAGGTAAGAATCCATCTGATTCAGCAAAAGTGGTTTCTGACGTTGGTTTGTGACATGAAAACTTTTGTTCATTGAAAGATAAACTTTGTATACTATTAGTTGCACGAAGTTCTGGTATAGGGTATGAAGCACacattttctttgattgtCTATCTTGGGCAACTAAAACATAAAACGAACGATTACAACGAGAAAACGGCagaataattctttttgtaaacGAGTCATACCATTTGAAAATACATTCATTggagataaaaaattaaatcgagtTTGATCAGACAATGAGTTCTTTATGTAACCAATAGGAGGAGAACTTGCGTCTTCTGAAGAGACCCAGACACTTCTTAATGCTTCTTGAAGAACAGATGAACAGCTAGGGAAAGggagatttaaataaacaggGGGGAGTGGAATAGGAGAAACAAAGCAGCACATATCACTTTCTACTTGTCTGTCACTTTGTATATAATCTGACCCTAGTGTACACAAAAACTCTCTGCTTGACTGATTTAcagaattttcattgtttagaGTGAAGCTTGATTGTGATGAATGTTCAGGCGAAGATGAGCGATTTAACGCAACGTTGCTTTTTGTTGAAAGTGGAGTGCTAGGTTTATAACGTTTTTTTGGAAGGAAATGCTTAGTTATTAATTTGGATGGAAAATAGGGAGATTCGTCAGAACTATAACAATCGGACGTATTACATTCCATACAACTTATGATGGGTTGTGCCAAAGGAAATTGAGCTTTAGCATTAAAGTTTTTTGTAGTTGAACAAATACGGcgtcttttcaaaaattgtacttCACTTTCTTTGTCGGAGTAATTATCTTCTAACGTTTTGCTTTGAGTCTCTCCTTTTTTTCTGAagcgtttttaaattattatacacaaAATACTTTTGCACAAATAGATCTTACAATAAGCTGTCTACTTTTCGTTTTTTAGATCCGGCATCCATTCTTGTTGTGCCCGAGTTGGAAATCTCACTTGTGTTCGTGTTACATTTCACGGCGTGAAAATGGCATGGAACATTTATGCTTCCACATTCATTCTGTAACTCCTGACACATTTTTCTCCATAAAGGATTAATATATGCTGGATTTTTTCGTTgtttactaaaaaataaataagaagaaatagagcatattataaattaaatcaataaattaacgaatctACCAAATTTGCTGGAATAAACAGGcgtccaaataaaataattttagttttattgaATGGAGAACCGAACATTCTACAAAAAAACTTTCAAGTATACCTAGCtgcaaatcaaatttttttagttgATAAGTAAAATCAATGTTGCTTCGCCGTGGGCGGCgtaacaacattttttcttttgctctGGTACGAAATACGGTAAAACTATTGTTGTCCGAGCCACTAGGAATAGGCCAATATTCGCGTAATAATGGTTTTCCAGTGGCCGCCCGTCTTGAAATCCAGTactaaaaagaattaaacaaaaaaagtttttaatcTATTTAACATACAAAATACGTTTCCCGAAGAACCGATGTTGTAGGTGTCAACAGTCCTAAATGTTGATGAGTTTCTGATACAGCGATTTCTAAAGATATAGGCTCATGGGTGTCTGTAAgcgtttcaaataaatttataaggTATAAAAATACTTCATCAGTTATATACGGCCCCATGAGCTTTTTGTAAGACATCAGTAATGAGTCATCCATATTTGATAAAGCATAGGGTTTGCTTTTAATAAACTGCCAAAATGGTTTTGGACGTTTTAAGGCGTACGAGAAAACAGACGATTTTTGACTGACATGTACTAAGGAAATATACCAAAAGTCTACATAAACACTGTCCACAATTTTACATACCAGGATGCGTATCCTTAGACTCAAAAGAACAAGGCGCACTCGCTTCATGGCTACCATTAGCATTTTTTGTTACTACTGTAGAATGAACTAGATAAAGGATATGAAAAACACATTAAAGGAGTCGGTCGAACAATTGACGTATAGTACCAAAAGGTGATGAAGTATAACAAGGCCTTTTTAAAGCAGTGTTGGAGTTTGATGGAATGTTCCGCTTAGTCAAACATTGCGACAGTAGCAAACGTATGAAGGGGATCGTTAAAGTACGAGAAAGTAATTTTGCTTGATAACAAAtaagatttaaaagaaaaacaaaatcttcgATTGCAAAACAATAAGTTGTTAGCATTTTACCAAACACATAGTGCTTTGGTTTTTTTGTCGCATTGTTAAAACGAATATAATGAACTGGTCGCTCAAACGATAGATGTGATGGTTCTATTTTTCTGATTGGGTGCATAAACATAGACGCTACTTTTTCTACTCCCAATTCTTCAGTTTGTATTACTCCTTTTTTTACTTCAccaggattttgtttttgataaaatttattattttttaactctaaattcatacaaatttcatcCTGACATAACCAATCCAAATAGTTCTTATTTTCGTCTTTCACAAAAAtagagattatttttttatccgCACGAATTGAGTAACAAGGTATTTCAGGTTTTGTTTCGCAACTTGATGATGTGTCATATTCCTTAATTGATACCCCAGGATGGGAATCTGTTAAAACTTCGCAAGATGGaacgcaaatatttattttggcaGTTTTCGCTTCGTCTAAAGTAGAAGGTGATGATGCTGTGTTGTTCCTTAATTCTAAGGTGACATGTGAAGGTTTCTTATTGGAATCATTCAGGCTAGGCGCTACCTAATGGAAAAACATAGTACAAATTGAATAGTTTAGATGAAGCaaacaattttagaaataaaaaaattctaacatcattaaaattaaaattatgcgCTACTTCGGTGTCCTTTTTATTGGTATCTTTTTTTGGAGGCCCACACGAGACAGGCAATGACGAATATTCTTTCTGAAAGCAAAAAGAGTTTAGCATTTTTGGGagattaaaacaaaagaaattcacCATGACATTAACGTTCGAACTTACTAGAAAAGAACCGAATGATGAATGAGAGCAaactatagaaatttttttagagCAATCTATTATTGGTAAGGGAGATTTAGCACCGCGTTTACCACAAGATGTTGCTACGGGTGGTGGCATCACGTTGCATATGCTTGTTTTCTTTTAGGCAATATGttatgataaagaaaaaaaaaataacagaattgTATTGCTTTGAATTATCCTAGAATGCTTATAACACAGTTTTTTATAGAGTTGTGAAAGATTATAAAAGATGACCAGGAGTCTTGATATGCTTAATTAAAACCCTTAATCCAAGTGTGTCAATGTTCtcgaattcgtcgaaaaaatttggtatttactgaaaagtaaaaaaacacAAAGAGCTAGACCACAATATAGAGACAAAAGGCTTTTTCTtcttataaaagaaacgaagcgGTTATGTATTTATAGTGCAACCAGTGATTCATGATCGAAACAAtagtcaatatttttttttaaatgttgattTTCCTGCTAGTTTTTTTAGTACATAAAGTTTTTCTGTGAAAAAtgtcaacaaaaaaaaacacgaatcACTACAacgcaatttttatgaaaagagTATCATACCTAATAATTcatagaaagaatatttttttgacaaatgaaaaatccAAGTTACTTGTACTCGTTATATAGTCTCCAGTTATAGTTCTTTTTTGATCTCAAGAATTATATGCCAAGAAACTCAATagatgatttttttcaattaaaaaaagctTTGCAATGTTAATTAGGATAAAGGAACCACTTTCCGTTTACTTTAAACTTTTTATCAACTTAATAACCTCAAACACTGAGGACGGAAAATGGAAGTGCATGACTGTTGAAGTGACACTTCAGTACATGCCATCCTTATTAATAGAACGATTTCTTGTTAACAGAAGATAGTTTAGAACCCTACAACATAATGAACACTAAGACTTAAAACGATATCAACTGGTTTCATATTCTTCAGGGGTACATTAGATGTACTAAAGTAGTTCATTAACGCAAGGAAAGTCCTCAACATACAGAGACGTTTATGCGaactttctttcgtttacAATCCAACTATGGCTATAGTAACGTAAGTGATAGGTGAAGAAGGTTTTTATTTACGTAAGAAACACTTTGACGCCAGCAGTCCAACTACTGGAGTAACGCTAAAAATTGCAGGTgtgtttctgaaaaaaaaaactttactATATctacaaagtaatttttaatagttctTGCTAAGAAAAGTATCTATGCAATACTGCGAATGATTACGTCATAATTCGATTGCTGAGGaaccaattttttatttaaaactggTTTTTGATAATCTAAACTAGTAGATGTAcaaaatctttctttttacatcttaaaatttaaattgtattttaagaTGTATTGGatcaaagtttttaaaattacatatataagAGTAACAAATGCTATACCAGAAAGATTTCTTTACAAAGCATAAATTTTAACATGGCAATAAATCTCGTAATTTTAcgtcaaaaaaaattctaaaattgttattctGATATCTGTATTTTTACCTCTTAGCTTCAatcattaaaaatcaaaatgataCTTTTATAACCGATAACCCACTAAGCCTCTATTTTTTTACGGAGACAAAACGGccacagaaaattaaaaaaaattcaggcAACTTTTATTCTGCATGTGCATTAACTAATGTTTTAAAACAGATCCCTacgttcgattaaataaaatatcctaCGTAATAGAAACGCCCCAAAATCGCAATATCCttcaactaaaatattttactgtgTTACGAggcaaaaatatgttttgataaattattaattaaaaactttgactttttttttttgattgcattttattttattgcttaataaaaaaataatcatttaataaaattttaaacatataatGTACAAcaataagaaattgttttctagATCATTTACAagacaataattaaatttttttgtgCATTCgctggttttttttatttgaatggtAACgattttagtttcaatttacGTAACTATAGAAAACAGCACAACTGTTTGTAAACACTTTGAACTTGTTTTCttacaagaattaattatGCGCCCTCGATATACCGGTTGATGTAAGCGCTTCTTCTAAACATGgccatttttgtatttctttaaatgcTTCTATGCTCAGAAATACTCCTTTTTTTGTAGCATGTCCCGACCACAAATGACGGATGTCAACAAAAGGTTTTCCTCTGAACTAAATGGGATCTAGCATTCTTAAATCATAGAAGCGATTGTACGTCCTACCGTGCCCACTCTCAACCGTAAATCTTTTCCGAAATCCCACGTCCATTCCTTGGCATCAACATCTAACTTCCCGTATAAGtcatcttttttctctttaacgttc encodes the following:
- the LOC128884353 gene encoding uncharacterized protein LOC128884353 isoform X2, which codes for MPPPVATSCGKRGAKSPLPIIDCSKKISIVCSHSSFGSFLKEYSSLPVSCGPPKKDTNKKDTEVAHNFNFNDVAPSLNDSNKKPSHVTLELRNNTASSPSTLDEAKTAKINICVPSCEVLTDSHPGVSIKEYDTSSSCETKPEIPCYSIRADKKIISIFVKDENKNYLDWLCQDEICMNLELKNNKFYQKQNPGEVKKGVIQTEELGVEKVASMFMHPIRKIEPSHLSFERPVHYIRFNNATKKPKHYVFGKMLTTYCFAIEDFVFLLNLICYQAKLLSRTLTIPFIRLLLSQCLTKRNIPSNSNTALKRPCYTSSPFVHSTVVTKNANGSHEASAPCSFESKDTHPVHVSQKSSVFSYALKRPKPFWQFIKSKPYALSNMDDSLLMSYKKLMGPYITDEVFLYLINLFETLTDTHEPISLEIAVSETHQHLGLLTPTTSVLRETYFYWISRRAATGKPLLREYWPIPSGSDNNSFTVFRTRAKEKMLLRRPRRSNIDFTYQLKKFDLQLGILESFFVECSVLHSIKLKLFYLDACLFQQICKQRKNPAYINPLWRKMCQELQNECGSINVPCHFHAVKCNTNTSEISNSGTTRMDAGSKKRKVDSLLKKGETQSKTLEDNYSDKESEVQFLKRRRICSTTKNFNAKAQFPLAQPIISCMECNTSDCYSSDESPYFPSKLITKHFLPKKRYKPSTPLSTKSNVALNRSSSPEHSSQSSFTLNNENSVNQSSREFLCTLGSDYIQSDRQVESDMCCFVSPIPLPPVYLNLPFPSCSSVLQEALRSVWVSSEDASSPPIGYIKNSLSDQTRFNFLSPMNVFSNVAQDRQSKKMCASYPIPELRATNSIQSLSFNEQKFSCHKPTSETTFAESDGFLPIYRQSLMCLPPHVRHEKNRRLVIPYSPDNCLDTSECCNGSKFELGRPYLDSSTMRVTMRIGRGGRRRPWLDRHRYVLPNLSNLAPRSLPLTCSQSQAAFPIVCDSTELFMQQYLQSHTRRLISAYKFISANHTIASESVQTLQCIVNNIGKDTTSNVAIKKNYNVYDMQDCSTILPLLLKFSESHQVNIARDIQPKGRKNTNISVTPQETLYPIVLDSCNKSISLNFTFYNALSPQSKTLLDSAYTIICGVHNSGFYPTGFGGNECSLTGTMRSDTEPPFTGILGVDGVSSSGGFHLFSIPRHRVLTLSRCHCFPGNISSLEHSNISSTTNIGGRRNSVISGTSRNHPSDKHNNSVSQHQKK
- the LOC128884353 gene encoding uncharacterized protein LOC128884353 isoform X1 encodes the protein MPPPVATSCGKRGAKSPLPIIDCSKKISIVCSHSSFGSFLVSSNVNVMVNFFCFNLPKMLNSFCFQKEYSSLPVSCGPPKKDTNKKDTEVAHNFNFNDVAPSLNDSNKKPSHVTLELRNNTASSPSTLDEAKTAKINICVPSCEVLTDSHPGVSIKEYDTSSSCETKPEIPCYSIRADKKIISIFVKDENKNYLDWLCQDEICMNLELKNNKFYQKQNPGEVKKGVIQTEELGVEKVASMFMHPIRKIEPSHLSFERPVHYIRFNNATKKPKHYVFGKMLTTYCFAIEDFVFLLNLICYQAKLLSRTLTIPFIRLLLSQCLTKRNIPSNSNTALKRPCYTSSPFVHSTVVTKNANGSHEASAPCSFESKDTHPVHVSQKSSVFSYALKRPKPFWQFIKSKPYALSNMDDSLLMSYKKLMGPYITDEVFLYLINLFETLTDTHEPISLEIAVSETHQHLGLLTPTTSVLRETYFYWISRRAATGKPLLREYWPIPSGSDNNSFTVFRTRAKEKMLLRRPRRSNIDFTYQLKKFDLQLGILESFFVECSVLHSIKLKLFYLDACLFQQICKQRKNPAYINPLWRKMCQELQNECGSINVPCHFHAVKCNTNTSEISNSGTTRMDAGSKKRKVDSLLKKGETQSKTLEDNYSDKESEVQFLKRRRICSTTKNFNAKAQFPLAQPIISCMECNTSDCYSSDESPYFPSKLITKHFLPKKRYKPSTPLSTKSNVALNRSSSPEHSSQSSFTLNNENSVNQSSREFLCTLGSDYIQSDRQVESDMCCFVSPIPLPPVYLNLPFPSCSSVLQEALRSVWVSSEDASSPPIGYIKNSLSDQTRFNFLSPMNVFSNVAQDRQSKKMCASYPIPELRATNSIQSLSFNEQKFSCHKPTSETTFAESDGFLPIYRQSLMCLPPHVRHEKNRRLVIPYSPDNCLDTSECCNGSKFELGRPYLDSSTMRVTMRIGRGGRRRPWLDRHRYVLPNLSNLAPRSLPLTCSQSQAAFPIVCDSTELFMQQYLQSHTRRLISAYKFISANHTIASESVQTLQCIVNNIGKDTTSNVAIKKNYNVYDMQDCSTILPLLLKFSESHQVNIARDIQPKGRKNTNISVTPQETLYPIVLDSCNKSISLNFTFYNALSPQSKTLLDSAYTIICGVHNSGFYPTGFGGNECSLTGTMRSDTEPPFTGILGVDGVSSSGGFHLFSIPRHRVLTLSRCHCFPGNISSLEHSNISSTTNIGGRRNSVISGTSRNHPSDKHNNSVSQHQKK
- the LOC128883646 gene encoding uncharacterized protein LOC128883646; this translates as MGKTEKNLKKRVRPNEASVALEGNSDRIEPNDLEVDTNVKEKKDDLYGKLDVDAKEWTWDFGKDLRLRVGTFRGKPFVDIRHLWSGHATKKGVFLSIEAFKEIQKWPCLEEALTSTGISRAHN